A stretch of the Uranotaenia lowii strain MFRU-FL chromosome 3, ASM2978415v1, whole genome shotgun sequence genome encodes the following:
- the LOC129752390 gene encoding uncharacterized protein LOC129752390: protein MEPVPSVSSPAPPPLILCYFFRICGSSDPSSGDSGSSSFFDNFAATWQEQLDAYANFPTRIDRLQSDFDAVLASLKDANIDPVYQAALDEIARKLKQLTEAMKHDFESGLVWVPSNAKLFIKDAFESYYSSRDSFMQLANALKNSGSEAKKLCAMDFIDSIITNELSTLETATNIMPSLILLHGSIYNQFKNVLDLTTAAIIRGVTMQVETSKFDTSAYLPSDIIVL, encoded by the exons ATGGAACCAGTACCATCAGTTAGTTCTCCTGCACCGCCACCACTGATATTGTGCTATTTCTTTCGT ATTTGCGGATCCAGCGATCCTTCCTCTGGTGATTCCGGATCTTCGTCCTTCTTTGACAATTTCGCTGCAACTTGGCAGGAGCAACTGGACGCATACGCCAACTTTCCCACCAGAATAGATCGATTGCAGAGTGACTTCGATGCTGTCTTGGCTTCACTCAAAGATGCCAACATTGATCCGGTCTATCAAGCAGCCCTAGACGAGATAGCTCGAAAGTTGAAACAACTTACCGAAGCGATGAAACACGACTTCGAGAGCGGTTTGGTTTGGGTGCCTTCCAATGCGAAATTGTTCATAAAAGATGCTTTTGAATCTTACTATTCATCTAGAGACAGCTTCATGCAGCTAGCGAATGCATTAAAAAACAGTGGAAGTGAGGCAAAAAAGCTTTGCGCTATGGATTTTATTGATTCAATAATCACAAATGAACTGAGTACTTTAGAAACAGCGACCAACATTATGCCTAGCCTAATACTTCTCCATGGTTCCATTTATAATCAGTTCAAAAACGTTCTAGAT CTGACGACAGCAGCAATCATTCGTGGAGTAACCATGCAGGTCGAGACGTCGAAGTTCGATACCTCAGCTTACTTACCAAGCGATATTATCGTGCTATAG